A single window of Leptolyngbya sp. FACHB-261 DNA harbors:
- a CDS encoding MauE/DoxX family redox-associated membrane protein yields the protein MAVMNHEQSALLDRLFSLKTVVTTTRILLGVFFILSAIANTIHFYDQGGILETLTTAKLRLWGFKFEGIGPLPALLSLPYAYLLSPVELAVGFLFLLNRWVRWAGLVMMLLLFSFLLAFGFVGPDGLFPNNAPSFDKNFFLLTSAWFCAAYDHYLRTKPRRDRLNAADSLGSLSR from the coding sequence ATGGCTGTTATGAATCACGAGCAGAGCGCCTTGTTAGACCGGCTGTTCTCACTCAAGACTGTAGTGACGACGACACGAATTCTCTTAGGCGTATTTTTTATACTTTCTGCAATTGCTAATACAATTCATTTCTATGATCAAGGCGGAATTCTTGAAACCTTGACTACTGCCAAACTACGTTTATGGGGATTTAAATTCGAAGGCATCGGGCCACTGCCAGCATTGCTTTCGCTGCCCTATGCTTACCTTCTAAGCCCAGTAGAATTAGCGGTTGGCTTCTTATTTCTGCTCAATCGTTGGGTCCGCTGGGCCGGTCTGGTCATGATGCTGCTGTTGTTCAGCTTCCTGCTAGCGTTTGGCTTTGTGGGACCTGACGGGCTTTTCCCAAACAATGCCCCTAGCTTCGACAAAAACTTCTTTCTCTTGACCTCTGCCTGGTTCTGCGCAGCTTATGACCATTATCTGCGAACTAAGCCACGTCGAGACCGCCTGAATGCTGCCGACTCTCTCGGATCCCTATCAAGATAA